One window of Novosphingobium sp. 9U genomic DNA carries:
- the nadC gene encoding carboxylating nicotinate-nucleotide diphosphorylase: MSFSINGFDLDAFVTATLDEDLGVGLPGGGHDVTSESVIDADARFSGVMDSRDAITVAGLPIAAAFFRRLDPDMQVEILVEEGAQVEPGSQLMRLSGKARAMLTAERSALNTVQHLSGIATMTAQYVAAMQGHATLLDTRKTIPGLRHIEKYATRMGGAQNHRMGLWDAAMIKDNHVLVAGGVGPAVARAKAAGVAQVICEVDNLDQIEPALAAGADHLLLDNMDPPTLREAVGLVAGRVPTEASGGVNLSTIGAIAATGVTYVSVGRLTQSAPAADIGLDFTPL, translated from the coding sequence ATGAGCTTCTCCATCAACGGCTTCGACCTCGACGCATTCGTCACCGCCACGCTCGACGAGGATCTTGGCGTCGGCCTTCCCGGTGGCGGCCACGATGTCACCTCCGAGAGCGTGATCGACGCCGATGCACGATTCTCGGGCGTGATGGACTCGCGCGATGCGATCACCGTCGCCGGCCTGCCTATCGCCGCGGCCTTCTTTCGCAGGCTTGACCCAGACATGCAGGTCGAGATCCTGGTCGAGGAGGGCGCGCAAGTGGAACCCGGCTCTCAGCTCATGCGGCTGTCCGGCAAGGCGCGCGCGATGCTGACGGCAGAGCGTTCGGCACTCAACACAGTGCAGCACTTGTCAGGCATCGCCACCATGACGGCGCAGTACGTGGCGGCGATGCAGGGCCATGCGACTTTGCTGGATACCCGCAAGACGATTCCCGGCCTGCGTCACATCGAGAAGTACGCGACCCGCATGGGCGGCGCGCAGAACCACCGCATGGGGCTGTGGGATGCCGCGATGATCAAGGACAACCACGTCCTCGTGGCGGGCGGTGTCGGCCCTGCCGTGGCGCGCGCAAAGGCGGCGGGTGTCGCGCAGGTCATCTGCGAGGTCGACAACCTGGACCAGATCGAGCCGGCCCTGGCTGCCGGAGCCGACCACCTCCTGCTCGACAACATGGACCCGCCGACCTTGCGCGAGGCGGTCGGCCTGGTCGCCGGACGTGTCCCGACCGAGGCGTCGGGGGGCGTGAACCTCTCGACCATCGGCGCGATCGCGGCCACCGGCGTGACCTACGTCTCAGTCGGCCGCCTGACCCAGAGCGCGCCTGCGGCGGACATCGGGCTGGACTTCACGCCGCTGTGA
- the dctA gene encoding C4-dicarboxylate transporter DctA gives MIPAPPDAAAPTSIHGPGRWYTLTYVQVLIAIALGATLGYLAPQTGEAMKPLGDAFIALVKMIISPVIFLTIVTGIAGMRDLASVGRVAAKAFAYFLFFSTLALFVGLIIANVVQPGAGLNIDPASLDAGKVAQYAAKAHENSLTGFLLGMIPTSLVSPLVGENILQTLLVAILFGVALPLVGPRGERILSVLEDVALVVFKIVGILMKAAPIGAFGAMAFTIGSYGIGALAKLAFLVGTFYATSILFVVVVLGAVGLWAGFSILRLIAYLKAELLLVLGTSSSESALPLLIEKMEHAGCPREVVGLVVPTGYSFNLDGTNIYMTLAALFIAQACNVHLPLSEQLLLLGVAMISSKGAAGVTGAGFVTLAATLQVVPAVPLAGMTLILGVDRFMSECRSLTNFVGNAVAAIVVSKWEGGLDHAKLDATLKG, from the coding sequence ATGATCCCCGCGCCTCCTGACGCCGCTGCCCCGACCTCGATCCACGGCCCGGGCCGCTGGTACACGCTGACTTACGTCCAGGTCCTGATCGCCATCGCGCTCGGCGCAACGCTGGGGTACCTGGCGCCGCAGACGGGCGAGGCGATGAAGCCACTGGGCGATGCCTTCATCGCGCTGGTCAAGATGATCATCTCTCCGGTGATCTTCCTGACGATCGTCACCGGCATCGCCGGCATGCGCGATCTGGCATCCGTCGGCCGAGTAGCGGCCAAGGCGTTCGCCTATTTCCTGTTCTTCTCGACCTTGGCGCTGTTCGTTGGATTGATCATCGCCAACGTGGTGCAGCCGGGCGCCGGGCTGAACATCGATCCGGCCTCGCTCGACGCCGGCAAGGTCGCGCAATATGCCGCCAAGGCGCACGAGAACAGCCTGACCGGCTTCCTGCTCGGCATGATCCCGACCAGCCTGGTTTCGCCACTGGTGGGTGAGAACATCCTGCAGACGCTGCTGGTCGCAATCCTGTTCGGAGTGGCGCTTCCGCTGGTCGGACCACGCGGCGAACGCATCCTCTCGGTGCTGGAGGATGTCGCGCTGGTGGTGTTCAAGATCGTCGGCATCCTGATGAAGGCCGCGCCGATCGGGGCGTTCGGCGCGATGGCCTTCACCATCGGCAGCTACGGCATCGGCGCGCTGGCCAAGCTCGCGTTCCTGGTGGGCACGTTCTACGCGACCTCGATCCTGTTCGTCGTCGTGGTGCTGGGCGCGGTGGGTCTGTGGGCGGGGTTCTCGATCCTGCGGCTGATCGCCTACCTCAAGGCCGAGCTGCTGCTGGTGCTGGGGACTTCCTCGTCCGAGAGCGCGCTGCCCTTGCTGATCGAGAAGATGGAGCATGCCGGCTGCCCGCGCGAGGTGGTGGGGCTGGTTGTGCCGACCGGCTACTCGTTCAACCTCGACGGCACCAACATCTACATGACGCTTGCCGCGCTGTTCATCGCCCAGGCTTGCAACGTGCATTTGCCGCTGTCCGAGCAGTTGCTGCTGCTGGGCGTCGCGATGATCTCGTCCAAGGGTGCGGCCGGGGTGACCGGGGCCGGGTTCGTGACGCTGGCGGCGACGCTCCAGGTGGTGCCGGCGGTGCCGCTGGCGGGCATGACGCTGATCCTGGGGGTCGACCGCTTCATGTCGGAATGCCGCAGCCTGACGAACTTCGTCGGCAACGCGGTGGCGGCGATCGTGGTGTCGAAGTGGGAGGGTGGCCTCGATCACGCCAAGCTCGACGCGACACTGAAGGGCTAG
- a CDS encoding LytTR family DNA-binding domain-containing protein yields the protein MTIRTILVDDEKLAIQGLQLRLEKYPDVEIIDTCSNGREAIRKIKTEKPDLVFLDIQMPGFDGFSVVKGVMEIEPPLFVFVTAYQEHAVKAFEANAVNYLMKPVEDDKLADTLARVRTRLAEKRSAEEAEKLKTVLAEVAPDAIDAIPEDAEHSADRFEKLINIKDRGQIFRIDVDSIEHIEAAGDYMCIRTADNSLILRETMKDLERRLDPRVFQRVHRSTIVNLNQVRQVKPHTNGECFLVLDSGAQVKVSRSYRDVIARFVH from the coding sequence ATGACTATCCGCACCATCCTCGTCGATGACGAAAAGCTCGCCATCCAGGGCCTCCAGCTACGGCTGGAGAAGTATCCCGATGTCGAGATCATCGACACCTGCTCGAACGGGCGCGAGGCCATCCGCAAGATCAAGACGGAAAAGCCCGATCTGGTCTTCCTCGACATCCAGATGCCGGGGTTCGACGGCTTCTCGGTCGTCAAGGGTGTGATGGAGATCGAGCCGCCGCTTTTCGTCTTTGTCACCGCCTACCAGGAGCATGCGGTCAAGGCGTTCGAGGCCAATGCCGTCAATTACCTGATGAAGCCGGTCGAGGACGACAAGCTGGCCGATACCCTCGCCCGCGTCCGCACCCGTCTGGCCGAGAAGCGCTCGGCCGAGGAGGCGGAGAAGCTCAAGACGGTGCTGGCCGAAGTGGCGCCCGATGCGATCGACGCCATACCCGAGGATGCCGAGCACAGCGCAGACCGCTTCGAAAAGCTGATCAACATCAAGGATCGCGGGCAGATCTTCCGCATCGATGTCGATTCGATCGAGCATATCGAGGCGGCGGGCGACTACATGTGCATTCGCACGGCCGACAACTCGCTGATCCTGCGCGAGACGATGAAGGACCTGGAACGCCGTCTCGACCCGCGCGTGTTCCAGCGCGTCCACCGCTCGACCATCGTCAACCTGAACCAGGTGCGTCAGGTGAAGCCGCACACCAATGGCGAGTGCTTCCTGGTGCTCGACTCCGGCGCGCAGGTGAAGGTCAGCCGGTCCTACCGTGACGTGATCGCCCGCTTCGTACACTAA
- a CDS encoding sensor histidine kinase yields the protein MAVLPIKPIPFFANKNQAFWRLQAVGWAGAMLLRAMSAIANDQALTFLVIVLIGTVTGFSISLVLAVIFRQLIGRQPLLTWGVTVLAIPVAVGLYAFVDAWVIWLYRAETEASFAQLFIGYFYYDATLLGAWSALYYAINFYLTVEEQNDQLLRLENQATQAQLAMLRYQLNPHFLFNTLNSISTLVLLKQTEPANAMLSRLSSFLRYTLVNKPSAKVTVALEVETLKLYLDIERMRFEERLRTTFDIAPDTEQGLLPSLLLQPLVENAIKYAVSQQESGAEITITTQLIGSTLRIVVSDTGPGLQTTTTDNRLSGMTYDGGEPVSTGVGLSNIRDRLSQAYGEDHRFETIEPPEGGFAVVIELPFERAQAAEEPTQAPRLAAASSR from the coding sequence ATGGCCGTGCTTCCGATCAAGCCTATCCCGTTCTTCGCCAACAAGAACCAGGCGTTCTGGCGGCTTCAGGCGGTCGGCTGGGCAGGCGCCATGTTGTTGCGTGCGATGTCCGCGATCGCCAACGACCAGGCGCTGACGTTCCTCGTCATCGTCCTGATCGGCACCGTCACCGGCTTCTCGATCTCGCTGGTGCTGGCCGTGATCTTCCGCCAGCTGATCGGCCGACAGCCATTGCTGACCTGGGGCGTGACGGTTCTGGCGATCCCGGTCGCGGTGGGCCTCTACGCCTTTGTCGATGCTTGGGTGATCTGGCTCTACCGCGCCGAAACCGAGGCGAGCTTCGCGCAGCTGTTCATCGGCTACTTCTACTACGACGCTACCCTGCTGGGCGCTTGGTCCGCACTGTACTACGCGATCAACTTCTACCTGACGGTGGAGGAGCAGAACGACCAGCTGCTCAGGCTTGAGAACCAGGCGACGCAGGCGCAGTTGGCCATGCTGCGCTATCAGTTGAACCCGCACTTCCTGTTCAACACACTGAACTCGATCTCCACCCTGGTGCTGCTCAAGCAGACCGAGCCGGCGAACGCGATGCTCAGCCGCCTGTCGAGCTTCCTGCGCTACACACTGGTGAACAAGCCCTCCGCCAAGGTGACGGTTGCGCTGGAGGTGGAGACGCTGAAGCTCTATCTCGACATCGAGCGCATGCGCTTCGAGGAGCGGCTGCGCACGACCTTCGATATCGCGCCTGATACCGAGCAGGGTCTCCTTCCCTCACTCCTGCTCCAGCCCCTGGTCGAGAACGCGATCAAGTATGCGGTCAGCCAGCAGGAGTCCGGCGCGGAGATCACGATCACCACGCAACTCATCGGTTCGACGCTTCGCATCGTCGTCTCGGATACCGGCCCGGGCTTGCAAACCACCACCACCGACAACAGGCTCTCAGGCATGACTTACGATGGTGGGGAGCCGGTTTCGACCGGCGTGGGATTGTCGAACATTCGTGATCGCCTTTCGCAGGCTTATGGCGAAGACCACCGTTTCGAGACGATCGAACCACCCGAGGGTGGCTTCGCCGTGGTCATCGAACTGCCCTTCGAGCGTGCGCAGGCTGCCGAAGAGCCCACGCAAGCGCCCCGACTCGCCGCCGCGTCATCTCGCTGA